The Raphanus sativus cultivar WK10039 chromosome 2, ASM80110v3, whole genome shotgun sequence DNA segment ctgaaccgaaccgagtCAAACCGAACCAATCGAACCGAACCGAgtcaaaaccgaaccaaactagttATGGTTTACTTCGGTTGGAAAAATTCTAGAACCGAactaaccaaaccgaaccgaaccgaaatcgaATCCATCAAATAACCGAAGTGTCACTCCTATTGCCTATAGTATTTATAATAGGttcaaagataataatataaaataaatagatttcattttaatattttattttatgtttggttttacgtttaaacacaaaaaattattgatttagtTCCATATTGGATTTagttcatataatatattttttattttcaccaacATGATGATTTCATGACCATGCGTTAATGTTTTAAAACTTGATTTCTCTCAAAAGAACTAAACtaaaaaattttgattaaaccgaaccgaaacacaaaccgaaccgaatacaaaccgaaccgaaaccgaatcgaACCAAACTAAAAATGGTTTACTTCAACTTGAAAATTTCTagaaccgaattaaccaaaccgaaccgaacccgaaccgaaccgataaaataaccgaaatgcccacccctagcTACAAGAACCCAATTCTATTTGTAAAGTATTGGGAAAAGGGTCATTTTGGGTCCCTACTATTAATGTCGTGGTTTTTCATATCcaaacaaaagataaatactaaataagatctaaactaaaaactaatttgaattAAAAATCTGAACTATAAACTGTGTATGTAAAACTTATTTTGATTAACATTGCGTTAGTTAACTTTAAAATGGTCAAAACGACGTTGTTctgtagaaaagaaaaattaaaaattttgcaTTTGCTAGGAATCAAACCTTGGtcccaaatatataaaatggatATAGTCACTACTGTGATACAACGCTTCTATTATTTACTTATTAGATTTAAGAATAAGTAGCTTTTATCAGCATATTCTAAGggaaaaactatttttgtttaattttatttaatacaagaTAAAATTGCATCGAGGAAGCTGGTATCGCCATCGCTAGGATTCATAGTCATCCAGAATTTATAGCTTTTATTCAGATCCAAGACCCATTAATTCAGTCTATCTCTCTCgttgttgttttattttcaagtgTTTGAGAACCTTATGGATGATGACTCAACTATTTGGTCAACGCTAGGATTTAGATAATTGAGAGAATCATAAAaatatcttctttcttttagaTTCATCTTCGCATCCACTTCCTCTATGCAAAATCAAAAATGACTCAACTACCGTATCTTTTGGACATAACTTTCGTTTTAGAACTATCTGACTTTTGTAGATTAATTGGTAAAGATGTGCCCGGTAAAGTCGCCCTCTTCCGGGTTCAAAGCTACACAATTTtcagtttcagaaaaaaaaacttccgTTTTAGAAAATAGTTTACTCGGAAAAATGGTCCAACTACATGAGTTGAGACACGAGTTTGGGACTCGTGAATTTACAAACTGACCAGTAGCTGCTTGAAACTCAACACATATACCGCTCCCTTAAATCAAGGACAAAAAGGTAAATTTGACATACCGCCAATCTGTCGATGCCCTGGTTTTTCATTTTCCTTTGCTctcttcaaaaacaaaaaaaaattgatagtCTGTAATTCGAAAACCGAAGGAAGCCAGAGATTTACAGTGAAAAAAAATCTACAGAAGGGAGAGAGATAGCAAAAGTGTCGAGAGACAATTACTTAATTTGTTACATTACAACAACCTTAAAATCTTCATACTCTGTTCTGTATCTTCTCAAATTCCTTTTCTCTTATTATTAGCTCATGTGCTTCGTTGCCTTGTCTCTCTTTACTCGAATCAGTTTCTGAGAGAGACAGAAAAAAAGGAGCTGTCTTTACAGAGAGGGTTATCACAAAGATCCCATTTCTTAGGGTTTGAGTGCCAcccagatctctctctctctctctctactcatCTGCCAATTGTAAGCTATCTCTCCCAAgtttacatcttttttttttgttctttctcttATATCTATCCTTAATTAATCCTCAATTGATTCATAATCCATGCAGGTGCTGTTATATGATTAGGGGTTTTTCAATTAGAAGCAACCAGAGATAGCAAGATAATAGTTTAGGgcttttaaatacaatttaggGTTTCCCATAGAAATGATGAAGCACATATTTGGTAAATTACCCAAAAAGCCTTCCAAATCATCAAATCCAAACATAGATGGTGTTGGTGTTGTTAACATCCCTCTTACCTCAAAGCCTTCAACAAACAGAGCCAACAACGGTGTTTACGAAGCCCTGCCTAGCTTCAGAGACGTTCCCACCTCAGAGAAACCAAACCTCTTCATCAAGAAACTGACTCTATGCTGCGTCGTGTTCGACTTCACCACCCACCCTTCAAAGAATctcagagagaaagagataaaaaGACAGACTCTCCTCGAGCTCGTTGACTACATCTCCACCGTCTCCACCAAGTTCACCGACGCTGCGATGCAAGAGATCGCCAAACTAGCTGCGGTTAATCTCTTCAGGGAGTTCCCTTCTCCGAATCACCACGAGGGGAAGACGATGGAAACGCTTGATGGTgctggtggtggtgatgatgaggAGCCTGCGTTAGAGCCAGCTTGGCCTCACCTTCAAGTCGTCTACGAGCTTCTCCTTAGATTCGTGGCTTCCCCCATGACTGACGCCAAGCTTGCGAAGAGATATATCGATCATTCTTTCGTCTTGAAGCTCTTGGACTTGTTTGACTCTGAAGATCAGAGAGAGAGGGAGTATCTGAAGACCATCCTCCATCGGATATACGGCAAGTTCATGGTGCATCGGCCTTTTATCAGAAAGTCCATCAACAATATCTTCTACAGGTTCGTGTTTGAAACCGAGAAGCACAACGGTATCGCGGAGTTGCTCGAGATTCTCGGGAGTATAATCAACGGTTTCGCTTTGCCGTTGAAGGAAGAGCACAAGCTCTTCCTTGTCAGGGCTTTGATACCGCTGCACAGACCTAAATGTGCTGCGGCTTATCACCAGCAGCTTTGTTACTGCATTGTTCAGTTTGTGGAGAAAGACTTCAAGCTTGCTGACACGGTCGTTAGAGGGCTTCTGAGGTATTGGCCTGTGACTAACAGTTCCAAGGAAGGTATGTTTCTTGGTGAGTTGGAAGAAGTCTTGGAAGCAACTCAAGCGGCTGAGTTTCAGCGGTGTATGGTTCCTTTGTTCCGTCAGATCGCGAGATGCATCAACAGTTCGCATTTTCAGGTTCGAGTCTTGGTTTTGTTAAATGCGTAATAACACTGGTAAGAGTGTGTGTGTTTGATTCAAAGTTGCTTCTTGTATTTTCAGGTGGCTGAAAGAGCTCTGTTTCTGTGGAACAACGACCACATAAGAAACCTGATTACTCAAAACTATAAAGTGATAATGCCGATTGTATTCCCGGCTGTGGAGAGAAACACGCGTGGACATTGGAACCAAGCGGTTCAGAGTCTGACTTTGAATGTGAGAAAGGTATTGGCGGAGACAGACCAGGTTCTGTTTGACGAATGCTTAGCCAAGTTCCAAGAAGACGAGGCGAAGAAAACCGAGGCTGTAGCTAAAAGAGAAGCAACATGGAAGGTGTTGGAAGATTTGGCTGCTTCCAAAAGCAACGAGGCAGTGCTGGTCTCAAGATTTTCATCTTCGGTTACAGTTGCTACTGGGAAAACTTCTGCTAGTTGAACACTTTTCAAAAGATCCAAGCAGAGTTGTAGGAAACATCATGATCAGTCCTTAAAAAGGGAGAAACTGAAGCGGAATGAGATGATCATCGAAGAGGGGCACTTGTCATCAGTGAATacttttttaacatttatttttttcaggtttCTGGAAGCAAGGGTTGCTCAATTATTTGTTGTTtctgatctcttttttttttatttattgtcaACTCTTAAAAGGAgttacaaaaaacaaatatgttgTAGGAAATTGGTTCTAATAGATATATTTCTTCAGAGGATGGCTAAATACTTTTTTCACAAGTACTGTGATTTATATGTTTCAGAAAAATGCATATGCAATCAGGTTCTGGCCATGTGAAGACGTAGTGGAAGCACCAGCTTCTGGCATTCTTAAAATAAAAGTCGGTCCtctattttacaaaattttcattataGTTTTGCCGGCAAAATAAGCATAGTACCGTTAATCGGTTAATATCTGTTCCTCGGTTCATACCTGATACCTATgctatttttttccaaaattatttCGGTCCAGATTTTCTTAAAGCTTCTGGTCCAAACATCTTTTTACAAGTTTGAGGCCGGGGCACATTATGCAATCATATAAATTGTGCATTATGCATTAtgatgaaacaatttttttaaatttttttttacttctttattaaattattatttatttgttctttAGTCAGATGTTCAAAGGTAGGGTTCAGCGTTTTTAACCCAAAccaaattttctattttaatccAAACCGAAATTCTATTTGAAATCGTTATAGAAAAATATCTGAACAGATTTAAGAgttttgtattttgaaatttgaatataaTGTTTTACAAATAATCCGAACCAAAATCCAGTGTAGGATCGAAAAATATCTGAGATATTATAACACTTTTctaaatttaacaaatttattaacttttttaaaattaacaaattatatataaatattattcccactaaaaatattaaattccaAGATAACTAAATTGATTTCATTTTCCATTTCATAGAAATGAGATGTATCCATGTTTGTTATCTTTTACCAAAATAAACCTTTGCAGTATTTTCTCTTTATCAAACAAATTAATTTCTAAAACAagttgtaatttttattttatg contains these protein-coding regions:
- the LOC108819547 gene encoding serine/threonine protein phosphatase 2A 59 kDa regulatory subunit B' gamma isoform; amino-acid sequence: MMKHIFGKLPKKPSKSSNPNIDGVGVVNIPLTSKPSTNRANNGVYEALPSFRDVPTSEKPNLFIKKLTLCCVVFDFTTHPSKNLREKEIKRQTLLELVDYISTVSTKFTDAAMQEIAKLAAVNLFREFPSPNHHEGKTMETLDGAGGGDDEEPALEPAWPHLQVVYELLLRFVASPMTDAKLAKRYIDHSFVLKLLDLFDSEDQREREYLKTILHRIYGKFMVHRPFIRKSINNIFYRFVFETEKHNGIAELLEILGSIINGFALPLKEEHKLFLVRALIPLHRPKCAAAYHQQLCYCIVQFVEKDFKLADTVVRGLLRYWPVTNSSKEGMFLGELEEVLEATQAAEFQRCMVPLFRQIARCINSSHFQVAERALFLWNNDHIRNLITQNYKVIMPIVFPAVERNTRGHWNQAVQSLTLNVRKVLAETDQVLFDECLAKFQEDEAKKTEAVAKREATWKVLEDLAASKSNEAVLVSRFSSSVTVATGKTSAS